The window AGGGCTCGGCGGCGAAGACGACCTCCGTCTCCGGACCGCCCTCAGCGCGGGCGCTGGCGATGCCCTCGTGGAGCGCTCCGAGGCGGACCCGCTCGACGCGGCCGCCGGCCGCGCGGACGCACTCGTCGATCCGAGCGGAGGCGTTGGGCGTCGTCACGACGACGGGGTCGCCGGCCGCCGAGGCGCGCGTGTACGCCTCCGCCAGGATCGCGACGACGGTGTCCTCATGGACGACCTCGCCGTCGCCGTCGAGGACGACGATCCGGTCGGCGTCGCCGTCGTGGCCGATGCCCAGGTCCGCCTCGGAGCGGGCGACGAACGCCCGCAGCGCCGACAGCGTCTCCGGCGTGGGCTTGCTCTCTCGGGCGGGGAAGCGGCCGTCGACATTGGCCTCGAGCGCCTGGACGTGGGCGCCCATCCGGCCGAGCACCTGTGGCGTCGCGACGCCGGCCATGCCGTTACCGCAGTCGACCGCGGCGGTGAGGTCCGTCGGCGAACCGCCCCACTCCGCGGCGTAGTCGACGACCGCCTCGCGGTAGGCGGGCAGGGGTGACTCGGTTCGTTCGCCGCCCCACTCGTCCCACGCCGCCGCCTCGTCGTCCTCCACCGCGGCCTCGACGCGGCGCTCGGCCTCGCGGTCGTACTCGGTGCCGTCCGCGAAGAGCTTGATCCCGTTGTCCTCCGGCGGGTTGTGGCTGGCCGTGATCATGACGCCGCGGCGACCGCGGGAGGCGAAGGCCAGCGCCGGCGTCGGCACCCGACCGACGTCGACGACTCTGGCCCCGCCGCTCTGGAGGCCCGCGGCGACCGCCGACCGCAGCGCTGGGGTGGACTGTCGCCCGTCGCCCCCGACGACGAACTCGTCCCCGTCGCTCGCGACCGCCCGTCCGACGCGGAGCGCGAGGTCCGGCGTCACCTCGCTGCCGACGTCACCGCGGATACCGGCGGTCCCGAACAGGTCCATACCGGTAGGTACGCTGGCGGGAACTTGTGAATGGCGGTCGAGAGCGCGTCAGTCGACGGGAGCGTGTCAGTCGACGAGAGGGAAGAACGGCGGCGACGGTCGCCGGCGGCGGGCGCTTACAGCAGTTCCTCGAACTCGTAGCCGTCGATGTCGACGCCGTCGGCGGTGACCTCGGCGAGGTAGATGCCGTTGCCGGAGCCGGTGTCGCGCTCGGCGGCGGCGTTGATGGCGGCGGCGGCCACCTCGCGGGCCTCCTCGTTGGACATGTCCTCCTCCCAGCGGTCCTCGAGGGTCCCGTAGGCGACGGTCAGGCCGGAGCCGGTGACGGTGTACTCGTCCTCCATGACGCCGCCGGCGGGGTCGATGCTGTAGACGTGGTGGCCCTCGTCGTCGACGCCGCCGAGGATGGGGTTGATGGCGAAGAACGGACCGCCGCGGGCGAAGTTGCCCGCCAGCGTCGCCAGCGCCTCGATGTCCATGTCCTCGCCGCGGCGGGCCTCGTAGAGGTCGGCCTCGGCCCGCAGCGTCCGGATGAACGACTGCGCGCCGCCGACGCTGCCGACCAGCGTCAGCGCCGCCGTCGGGTGGATCTGCTCGACCTTCTGGACGTTCTTGTTGGAGACGAAGCGGCCGCCCAGCGAGGCGCGCTGGTCGGTCGCGACGACGACGCCCTCGGACGTCGTCAGCCCGATCGTCGTCGTTCCCGTCTTGTTGACGGCGTCCTCGTCGCGGTCGGCCTCCGGTAGCGTCCCCAGTTCCGGATCGTAGGGGTCGCGCGGCCCGTCGTGGAGAGGCGGCTCGGAGAGGTCGTCGAGTGGGTCCTGCATTACCCTCGGCTATCAGTCCTGCGCTGATAAAAGCATCTCCTCGGTGGCCGGTTGACG of the Halomicrobium salinisoli genome contains:
- a CDS encoding phosphopentomutase/phosphoglucosamine mutase — protein: MDLFGTAGIRGDVGSEVTPDLALRVGRAVASDGDEFVVGGDGRQSTPALRSAVAAGLQSGGARVVDVGRVPTPALAFASRGRRGVMITASHNPPEDNGIKLFADGTEYDREAERRVEAAVEDDEAAAWDEWGGERTESPLPAYREAVVDYAAEWGGSPTDLTAAVDCGNGMAGVATPQVLGRMGAHVQALEANVDGRFPARESKPTPETLSALRAFVARSEADLGIGHDGDADRIVVLDGDGEVVHEDTVVAILAEAYTRASAAGDPVVVTTPNASARIDECVRAAGGRVERVRLGALHEGIASARAEGGPETEVVFAAEPWKHVHPAFGGWIDGVASAAVLTALVAEHGLDPLRDPVTERPYRKVSVDCPDAAKPAVMERLETDLPERFPEAGVDTEYGVRLELPDGSWTLVRPSGTEPYVRAYAESEDVDALVETVVDAIERAVDDAA
- the psmB gene encoding archaeal proteasome endopeptidase complex subunit beta, encoding MQDPLDDLSEPPLHDGPRDPYDPELGTLPEADRDEDAVNKTGTTTIGLTTSEGVVVATDQRASLGGRFVSNKNVQKVEQIHPTAALTLVGSVGGAQSFIRTLRAEADLYEARRGEDMDIEALATLAGNFARGGPFFAINPILGGVDDEGHHVYSIDPAGGVMEDEYTVTGSGLTVAYGTLEDRWEEDMSNEEAREVAAAAINAAAERDTGSGNGIYLAEVTADGVDIDGYEFEELL